AAAAATAGGAGCTCTTTTCCTGGATGCGTACTTTACGTTGGTTGCCGTCCTATCCGGCATAGTAGCAATAATTATATCCAAGCATAGCAAAAAGACAAGTAAATCTTTTCCCCATGGATATTTCATGCTTGAGCCCTTTTATGCTATTTTGAAAACTATGCTTACACTTGTCCTGCTAGTTTATGCTACTATAAGCGTCACCACCAAGGCTCTGAATTACTTTCTCCATGGAATTGGTGAAAAAATGAACTATGGTCCTGTCATTCCCTATGAAATAGTTATGGTGATTCTGTGTATTGCCTTGTCCTTTTTTTACTGGAATCAAAACAAACGCACCAACAATACAAGCACAATGCTGACCGCAGAAGCAAGATCTACATTAATTGACGGTCTTATGTCAGGTGGAATTGGCGTTGGTGTCTTGATAATTTCTTTCATCACTGAAGGAGGTAATGAGAACAGTCCTTTTTCCTTTTTGCTGTATACAGGAGATTTTTTTATAACAATTATATTGGTAACATTTTCTATAAAGGAACCAATAAAGGTTTTGAAGGATTCATTTATTGAATTTGCCAACGGAATCGTCACCAAACAGGAAATAATAGTGCCAATTGAACAAGTTCTTCGAAGGCATCTTCCAAAGGATACTGTTCTTAAAAACTGCCATATTCACAAAATTGGTATGAGTTTCAGAATCTCCGTTCATTTGGATAGCCAATCCGACACAATCAGCAAGAAAGAATTGCTTCAAAAAACATCCTGCATAGAAGAAGAACTCTCTCATCAATATGAAAATATAAGCGTCAACTTTGTATTCCCATAATATAACTTCTAAAGCTAATTCTATTGCTGACAAGAATATTAAAAAATTACTTCTTTTGTGGAATTGTCAATGTGAATTGAACAAATAATTCTTCATACCCTTCTACTGGTATCCATTCCCGTATTTTATCTTCTGCTGGCCTGTCAAGCTGAGCCGTCTGTGTTTTCAACATAACATGTGCTAGGCACCCTTTATGTGATCCCGGAGTTAATACTCTTGCATATATAACACCTTCTGTAAATCCTTTTTCCTTCGAAGCTTTATTAGATGCAAGTACAACATATTTCTTATTTATCAGGCGTGCAAGCCCGGAAATCCATCCCACATTTGATGAAAAGAATGGATAACCGTCTCGTCTACTTGTATTTCATTATTCATATGCTTACATCTTCTTCCTGTGTTCTATGTTTGCGATTGATTCAATTTGAAATATATTCATAACGTCTGCATCTGGACATCAAAAAAACAATTTCCCATAGCTATTGCTGGCAGGTGTCAAATAGCAAGCTTGCCAAATGTATTGCTCGTTTTCCGCCAAGGTTCAGCCCTAATGTATTATATTTTTTAAGAGGGTGAGAGTTTGAATAAACAACTTTTTTTATTTTTACTAGGCGGAATATCGGCTTTAATCATTGCTATGGGCATTGGCAGATTTGCCTATACTCCAATACTTCCACTTATGCAAAATGATATCTCTTTTTCAAACACAGTTGCTGGATATCTTGCTTCAATTAACTATGCAGGATATTTGATTGGATCAATATTAGCAGGAATCATTCCTATGAAGCGGTACCGAACTATTTTATTGAGGTCAAGCGTTATTATTAGTATTCTAACCACTGCTTTTATGGGAGTATCCCATTCTTACTTACTTTGGTTTGTATTTCGTTTTTTCTCTGGAGTTGCCAGTGCCTTAGCATTTATTTTAGCTTCAAGTATAGTACTGGATAATCTAGCTGCTAAAAATAAAACAAATTGGTCAGGATTTTTCTATTCAGGACCAGGTCTTGGCATTTTTCTATCTGGCATTGTAGTTCCAATTTTGAGTAATTTATTCAAATGGGAAGGTGCATGGATTGGATTAGGTATAATAAGCATTATCCTCACTGTATTTGTATGGAAATGGCTAAAAGACAAACCAATTGTATGTTCTCCCAAAATTAATCATAAAAATCTTCCCCAAATTCCTCCAGCTAAATGGCTTCCCTGGCTATTTATATCCTATGGATTTGAAGGATTGGGCTATATAGTCACAGGCACATTTATCGTCGCCATAGCTGAAAAAATTCCAGGTTTTAATGGAAATGCTGCATTGGTTTGGGTTGTAGTAGGATTAGCTGCTGCTCCATCATGCATAATCTGGTCAGCACTTGGGAAAAAATGCGGATTCGTTAAATCACTAATAATAGCAATGCTTATGCAAGCCATAGGGATTGTGATACCTGTATTTTGGATGTCCAAAACTGGTATTATTATAAGCGCATTATTATTTGGAGCTACATTTGTGGGAATAACTGCACTTGGTACAACATTAGTAAATGAAATAAGCCCCTCAGGCAAAAATAATTTTATTGGATATTTTACAGCCATATATGCTACTGGTCAAATGATAGGACCAACAATAGCTGGATTTTTAGCATCATCTACTCAAAATTATTATCTTTCTTTGAAAGTGGCAGCAGGGATAGTACTAATTGGAGGCTGTTTACTTTTTTCAGGAATTAAATTTGAGAAAAAAACTGAAATAAAAAATTATGAGGAAAACGAACTCTTTGAAGAAGCCAGTGAATGAAATTTATTCTTATTTAGATCACAAGAAAGATTGATGAGCAAAAATATTCTTATTTTATTTATTAATTTTAAAATTAATTGATAAAGAGTCTAATATGACTTTGAAAGGATTGATTAAATGAAAACTTTATTTGAAGAAACTAAATTAGGGAATATTTCTATACAAAACCGATTTCTTAGAAGTGCTACATGGGAAAATATGACTACAGAAGATGGACATCTTACGGATAAACTTTATAAGATCTATGAAAATCTAGCAAAGTCTGGTGTAGGATTAATTATAACGGGATATGCCAATATTGTAAAAGAAGAACAACCTAATCATGGTATGATGAGAATATATGATGATTCATTTATTGATGAATATAAAAAGCTAACTAATATTGTCCATAATTATAATTCAAAAATAATAATGCAAGTAGCTTATGGCGGAACGAAAACAAAATTTAACCATAGAAGAACTGACGAATATGGTGGCAGCTTAGCTAACAGAATGAGATTTTTACTTGAAATATATAATAAAGTAAGAGAAAAAGCGGGAGATAAATTTACAATTTTAATAAAACTTACTTCTAGTGAATTTTTTCAAGGTGGATTAACTTTTGATGAGACCAAACTTATATGTAAAAAACTAGAAGAAGTAGGTGTTGATGCTATTGAAATTACTGGTAATATTCATGGAAAAGCTAAGTCAATGGTTGGAGAAGTATTTGATGGATATAGAATACAAGAGGAAGGCTATTTTACTGAGTATGCAAAAATAATTAGCAATGAAATTAACATTCCAATAATTACGGTAGGTGGATTTAAGAATATTGATAAGATTGAAAAATTATTGAATGAAACAAATATTGATTTTTTTGGTTTATCTAGACCTTTACTCGCAGAACCTGATTTGATAAAAAGGTGGAAATCTGGAGATAGAAAAGCTTCTATATGCCTTAGTTGCTCCAAATGTAGAACTAGCAAAGGTAATTATTGTACAATTTTCAATACATGTGTAAAATAATTTTAATTTAGCTATTTGAAGCTTATCTTAATACACCTCAAACAACTAATTATAATAATATACCTGATCATTAGTTATCTTAGAAAAAATTTCTCATAAATGATAAAAACTCTTTATTGGCGTATTTCAGGTCAGTTATGAAATAAATTAATATGATTGCTGTGACGATGGTCACAGCAAATTTTACTATAACGTGATATATTAAATTAAACATTATAAGCTGTAAAGGTGGGGTTTAAAATGACAAAAATAATTTCATATATTATGAATATAATTCACCATCAACATAGGTTTATATTGCTAAATAAAGTTAAAAGAGCATTATTAATTGGATTATGTATTTTTATAGATGATAAGAATGCTGGCAAACTTGGTCCTAAGTACATTCCTTTTATGACCAGTGATAATAGTGCTAGTAAATCAGCTACAGCCTTTTGTTCATACCAAGAAAGTACAATGGTGAGCGGCATGGAGATTATGTCCAAAGTCCACTAGTATTTCCTCTTCTTCTTCATTTTCTTTAAATCCACCTAGTTCTAATGCTTTATTTATTATTTCACTAAAATCCTTAGTTCCATCTTCAGAAACTCCTATATATTTTACTCCATCCCAACCTACAACGCTAGTAGTAAATATTCTATCTTTACATATTTCTCTTGGTCTCATTAAACAATTAGTTGTCATTAAAATACAGCCTGGTATTCCATCAAATTCTTTCTGCTGATTTTGCCAAGCAGAACCAAAATTACCTACTAAATGTTTATATTTTTTTAATTCTGGATATCCATGTGACGGAAGCATTTCGTCATGAGTATAAATGTTAATTCCCTTACCTTCGGTTTGCTCAAGTAGCATTTCTAAATCTCTTAAATCATGTCCGGATACTATAATAAATGGACCTTTTTTAATATTAACATTTACCTTATGAGGTGAAGGTTTTTTGTATCTAGTGGTATTTGCTGCATCTAGAGTTTTTATTACTTGTACACTCATCTCTCCAGTTCTCATAGCCATACGTATCATATCTTCAAGAGCTAAGTTGTCATTCGTGGTAGATTCCAGTCCCAAAAAATAAAATTGATCTACTTGGTAACTATTATAACCAATAAACCTTGCCTGATGTCCGTAAGCACTTATACCTTTTAATCCATATAATATAGTTGATCTTAAGGATCGAATATCAGCATCAAGATCTTGGTCATACATAATTTCTGCTTTTACCGAATCCTTTAACATAGCTTCTTTAGTATCACTTAGATTATATGTAGCAGCATCTGGATATTCTCCTTCAGGCGCTTCATTTCTTAAGCTTTCCTTTATCTTTTGTGATTCCTTTAATCTTCTTACATGAACCTCTGCATCAAAGTTTACATTTGTCAATGTTGTGAATAGACTATTTTCTACGAGTTTTACTATCTCTTTATCAATAATCTTTCCCTGTTCAATCTAAAATCAAACCAAATTAGATTTTATTTGCCAGTTATTATATAATAGGCAAATTTAAAATGAATTGTAAAAGGTAGTTACATTTATATCAAAACGTTTTTCATGATTGATATGAGGAACACTCTTTTCATGGGGATATCCAATCGGTAATATTACAACTGGAATAATATTATCCGGTAATGCAAAACTTTCTCTTATTTTTTGAGAATTAAAATTTCCTACCCATGTACTACTCAATCCCAAATCTGTTATTTTTAACATCATATGAGTACGCTTACATCGATTTCTCCTGTTTCCTTGTTGTCAACAGGCCTTTTCAAGCTAGAAGTATTATCATAACAAACTATCAGAGCCAAGGGTGCATTAAAATGATAAGGGGTACAGTCCTTTATTTTTTCAAGGCAATCCTTAGTATTTAATACAAGAGTACGTTGTGGCTGATAATTTACCGCAGTAGGTGCAGCCTTGCCCGCTTCTAAAATAGCATTTATTTTTTCTTGTTCAACCTCTTGATTATTAAACTTTCTCATAGAATATCTGTGATGTATCAGCTTATCAAATTCCATGTTGATGTCCTCCTTATAAATTTATTTGTGTGAATTTCGCGCCCAAATCATATGCTTTTTTGCAATATACTGGGAATTCCTTTTCTCTTACCTTTGCCTTTTTAGCTCCATCAAAAACTGTCACAACGTATTTTGAGTAATCGTCGAATTGATAAGTATCGTTCACAACTAATGATTCAAAATAACCAAATACTCTCTTTAAATCCATTTCTGAAAATTTCAATCCCTGCGCATAACCTAACTCGTTCATTTGCTCCACTGTTACGTTCATTGTATAGATAAATCCAGTTGGAATTTTCCGTCCGAATATACTTTTATATCCATCAGTATAAGTTTGGTATGGGAACAGTAGTCTCTCCATGAAAGACCTCATATTACCTGTAACTGATTCGAAATATATCGGAGATGCAAGAATTATTGCGTCTGCATCTGATATTTTTTCAAGAACAGGCGTTAATCCATCTTTAAATGCACATTTTCCATAGCTTTTTCCATTTATTAATTTACAGGCAAAACAGCTAATACATCCTTTATACTCAAAGTCATAAAGGTGAATGAAATCTGTTTCAGCTCCACATGACTCTGCACCTTCAAGAGCTTTCTTTAGCAAAATTGCAGTATTTTTGTTTTTTCGAGGACTTCCATTTATTCCTATTATTTTCATGACATTTTCCTTTCTGGTGTTTAACCTTGACTTTATGTTATAAATTATATATGCTAATGAGAAGGTGTTCAAGTATGCACATATTTGTTATATACTAGCCTTTTAGTTAGTAAAGGAGGTTTATATGATAGATTTTGAGAGCAAGTTTGGTAAATGCCCAATGTATTACACAATGTCAGCAGTGGAAGGTAAATGGAAATGGATTATATTATGGGAGATTTATAAGGCTGAAGTGATACGATACAACAAATTAAGGGAAGAGCTACAACCAATTGCGCATAAAACATTAAGCAAACAACTAAAGGAATTGGAAACAAGCAAATTAATTCATAGGGAGCAATATAATGAAGTTCCTCCCAAAGTTGAATATTCTTTGACTAATGAAGGAAAAACTCTTATTCCTATTCTTGAATTGATGTATCAGTGGGGAGAAAAACATATTCCTAAGAAAGAATAATTTTCATTGTATTTCTAAAATGTTATCCAAACAATTACTTAAATTTATAGAATTTGGGTTTTCATTTCATCAACTCTAATTACTATATAACATCAATTAAGGCAGATAATCATAATTCAATTATCTGCCTCTTTATTTAATTTTATTACTTTATTATTTTCCAGTTTCCGTCCTTTTCCAGCACCAAATCAAACTACGATATCTGCGTTGCTTTTGTCTGCTGGTCAAGATATTTTATATGTGATGTTTATTAAGGATAATATTTTGATTAATTAAAACCAACTCTCACTTTTTAATGATTAAAATTTCTTATCTATTTACGAAATAATCCCGTTATGATAAATAATTTTCAGATTTATGTTTTTATTTAGTGAATCCATGTTTTTTTGCCATATAAGCTATCAAAAATGCTATAATTAATAATATAAATAATACTTTAGGAAACGAAGTAGCACCAAAACTTTTAAGGAGTATTCCACCAACTAATCCTCCCCCTGCTATAGCCAAGTTCCATACAGTAGTGCTTATTGACATGGCTATATCTACGCCTTCATCTGGAACAGTATTAGCAAGTGATGTGCTTAATAGTGTAGATGAGCCGCCAAATGTCAGTCCCCAAATAGCAGTACATACATAGGTAGCTATAAGATTATTGATAGACATTCCAAATATGATTGAATCCAACAAAAATACAAATATACTAATCAAAACTAATAAACGCAACCAACGGTCAATGAATAGACCAACAATCCATATGCTTACAATTGCTGAAATACCAAAAATAAACAATGCCAAATCAATATGATTTCCCATACCCAATGACTTAAGAAATGGATGTATATATGTGTAAATAATATTGTGAGACAGTATCCAAGTCATGATAACAAATAAAATAGAGTATACTCCAGGAGTCTTAAATATACTTAAAACAGAAACCGAGGATTTATCTGATTGCCCTTGGTAGTCAGGGACTTTTAAAATAATCCATATTACCAATATCAGATTAAGTATTACCATAAATCCAAATATATAACGCCATCCAATAATATTGCCCAGAAATGTCCCAACAGGTACTCCAAAGGCTAAGGCAATTGGAACACCCATCATTGCTATAGCTAAACTTCGTCCCTTTAAATTATCTGAAACCATGCGTCGAGCATATCCAGGAATCATTCCCCACAAAACGCCGGCAGATACTCCTGCAAAAAAGCGTGCAATTAATGTCAATGTATAATTAGAGGATAATGCTGTAATTGTATTAAAAATAAGCAATCCGCAAGTAGATATAAGGAGAAGTTGGCGACGTCGCCAACTTCGAGTCATGGTAATCAATGGTATAGCGGCAATTAATGAGCCAATCGCATATAGCGTAACTAACTGCCCAACAAGACTTTCGGAGACTTCAAGGCTCTTTCCCATTTGTGGCAACAGACCTGCCGGAAGCGTTTCTGTCATAATTGCTGTAAATCCTGTCATTGTCAAAGCAAGCAGCCCCAGAATTGGAAAATCGTTAGATATATTATTAAATCTGTTTGTATTAATAGAATCTTTTATATTGCTACTCAATTTCTAATCCCGCTCCTTTAATGCTTCTCTCTGTTAAAACCTCTTTTAAAGCGTTTGTTCCATTTATGGCTTTTGGAAAACCTGAATATACAGAAATCAAAAGCATGATTTCCTTAATGTCATCAGCTGTTAAACCTATGTTAATTCCTGCATTAATATGAAATTTTAACTGTGGGCCAGCAGTCCCCAAAGCTGCCAAAGCTGAAATAGTAGATAGCTCCCTAAGTCTTCTATTTAAATTGTCTCTTGCCATAATATCTGCTTGGCCACATATTATAAGCTGAACTAAATCCGGTGAAATATCTTTGTAAGTTTCATTAAGAAGTTCCGCCTGATGACTATCCAATTCACAAAGTTCTTTTAGACCAACTTCGTATCTTTCCGTAGGTAAAACTTTATTTGTTGGTTCCTCTCCTATACAATCCTTTATCCCTTGATTCTCACGTTCCTTTAATAAGTTTTTTAATACATTCATCGCATTTATACATGCTGGAAAACCAGAGTATGCGGTCATTTGAAGTATTATTTCTTTAATTTCATTAATAGTACACCCAACATTTAGTGCTCCATTTATATGAACCTTTAATTGTGGTTCTGTATTTCCCATTGCCGTTAATGCTGCAACTACAGCCATCTCTTTTGATTTTAAATCCAATATATCTCTTGAGTATATATCACCCCAGACATACTCAATCATATACTTAACAAAATCCGGAAATATATCATTCATATTATTTGCTATATCTTCACCGGCTTTCCCGTCTACTTCTCGTAATTTTTTTAATCCTCGTTTTAATCTATCTTCCACTCAAATTCTCCTCCATTTCCGTATAAATCTCAACTTTTTTTGCAACATAATCTCGTGATTTTGATAATTCTTCAATCTTTCTTTCAATAAATTCTAAATGCTCTTTCATAATATTTTTTCTTTCTGTAATAGTTGAATCTCCCATTCTCCGTAATTCAGCATATTTCTTCATTTTATTTATGTTCATACCGGTTTCTCTAAGCCTGCCTATAACCTCAAGCCATTTTATGTCTTCCTCACTGTATACTCTTTTTCCAGAAGCATTTCTTTTTATATCTGTGATTAATCCGATGCTTTCGTAGTACCTTAGCGTATGTGGTTTTAGATTCATTAATTTTGATACATCACTTATTTCAAGGTCTGCCATAAAAGAACCCCTCCTTACATACATAAAATATCACTTAAAGCGCGCTTTAAGTCAAGTTGTTTTTAAGGACTGGTTATAAAGGTCATCGAACTAGATTAATGAACTATTTTCAAATCTACAAAAAGCAGAAAATCTGAAATTTTTACGAGTTTTCTGCTTTTTGTATTCGTTTTTTCATTTCACAATTTTCCAGCACCAAATCAAATTGCGATATCTGTGTTGCCGTTGTCCGCTGGTCAAAATATTTCACCGAAAAAGACACCAACACTTGATTTTCACTCTTGTTATGGGCTAGATTTATCAACTCCGAGAACACATAATCTTTCCCGATTGGTTTTTCCTCA
This genomic window from Clostridium pasteurianum DSM 525 = ATCC 6013 contains:
- a CDS encoding cation transporter, which gives rise to MNQKKYEQRALIVGIATNILMGGAGLWVYHITKIGALFLDAYFTLVAVLSGIVAIIISKHSKKTSKSFPHGYFMLEPFYAILKTMLTLVLLVYATISVTTKALNYFLHGIGEKMNYGPVIPYEIVMVILCIALSFFYWNQNKRTNNTSTMLTAEARSTLIDGLMSGGIGVGVLIISFITEGGNENSPFSFLLYTGDFFITIILVTFSIKEPIKVLKDSFIEFANGIVTKQEIIVPIEQVLRRHLPKDTVLKNCHIHKIGMSFRISVHLDSQSDTISKKELLQKTSCIEEELSHQYENISVNFVFP
- a CDS encoding YbfB/YjiJ family MFS transporter, with protein sequence MNKQLFLFLLGGISALIIAMGIGRFAYTPILPLMQNDISFSNTVAGYLASINYAGYLIGSILAGIIPMKRYRTILLRSSVIISILTTAFMGVSHSYLLWFVFRFFSGVASALAFILASSIVLDNLAAKNKTNWSGFFYSGPGLGIFLSGIVVPILSNLFKWEGAWIGLGIISIILTVFVWKWLKDKPIVCSPKINHKNLPQIPPAKWLPWLFISYGFEGLGYIVTGTFIVAIAEKIPGFNGNAALVWVVVGLAAAPSCIIWSALGKKCGFVKSLIIAMLMQAIGIVIPVFWMSKTGIIISALLFGATFVGITALGTTLVNEISPSGKNNFIGYFTAIYATGQMIGPTIAGFLASSTQNYYLSLKVAAGIVLIGGCLLFSGIKFEKKTEIKNYEENELFEEASE
- a CDS encoding NADH:flavin oxidoreductase, with product MKTLFEETKLGNISIQNRFLRSATWENMTTEDGHLTDKLYKIYENLAKSGVGLIITGYANIVKEEQPNHGMMRIYDDSFIDEYKKLTNIVHNYNSKIIMQVAYGGTKTKFNHRRTDEYGGSLANRMRFLLEIYNKVREKAGDKFTILIKLTSSEFFQGGLTFDETKLICKKLEEVGVDAIEITGNIHGKAKSMVGEVFDGYRIQEEGYFTEYAKIISNEINIPIITVGGFKNIDKIEKLLNETNIDFFGLSRPLLAEPDLIKRWKSGDRKASICLSCSKCRTSKGNYCTIFNTCVK
- a CDS encoding nitroreductase family protein, which gives rise to MMLKITDLGLSSTWVGNFNSQKIRESFALPDNIIPVVILPIGYPHEKSVPHINHEKRFDINVTTFYNSF
- a CDS encoding nitroreductase family protein, encoding MEFDKLIHHRYSMRKFNNQEVEQEKINAILEAGKAAPTAVNYQPQRTLVLNTKDCLEKIKDCTPYHFNAPLALIVCYDNTSSLKRPVDNKETGEIDVSVLI
- a CDS encoding flavodoxin family protein — encoded protein: MKIIGINGSPRKNKNTAILLKKALEGAESCGAETDFIHLYDFEYKGCISCFACKLINGKSYGKCAFKDGLTPVLEKISDADAIILASPIYFESVTGNMRSFMERLLFPYQTYTDGYKSIFGRKIPTGFIYTMNVTVEQMNELGYAQGLKFSEMDLKRVFGYFESLVVNDTYQFDDYSKYVVTVFDGAKKAKVREKEFPVYCKKAYDLGAKFTQINL
- a CDS encoding winged helix-turn-helix transcriptional regulator translates to MIDFESKFGKCPMYYTMSAVEGKWKWIILWEIYKAEVIRYNKLREELQPIAHKTLSKQLKELETSKLIHREQYNEVPPKVEYSLTNEGKTLIPILELMYQWGEKHIPKKE
- a CDS encoding MFS transporter, which codes for MSSNIKDSINTNRFNNISNDFPILGLLALTMTGFTAIMTETLPAGLLPQMGKSLEVSESLVGQLVTLYAIGSLIAAIPLITMTRSWRRRQLLLISTCGLLIFNTITALSSNYTLTLIARFFAGVSAGVLWGMIPGYARRMVSDNLKGRSLAIAMMGVPIALAFGVPVGTFLGNIIGWRYIFGFMVILNLILVIWIILKVPDYQGQSDKSSVSVLSIFKTPGVYSILFVIMTWILSHNIIYTYIHPFLKSLGMGNHIDLALFIFGISAIVSIWIVGLFIDRWLRLLVLISIFVFLLDSIIFGMSINNLIATYVCTAIWGLTFGGSSTLLSTSLANTVPDEGVDIAMSISTTVWNLAIAGGGLVGGILLKSFGATSFPKVLFILLIIAFLIAYMAKKHGFTK
- a CDS encoding carboxymuconolactone decarboxylase family protein, whose translation is MEDRLKRGLKKLREVDGKAGEDIANNMNDIFPDFVKYMIEYVWGDIYSRDILDLKSKEMAVVAALTAMGNTEPQLKVHINGALNVGCTINEIKEIILQMTAYSGFPACINAMNVLKNLLKERENQGIKDCIGEEPTNKVLPTERYEVGLKELCELDSHQAELLNETYKDISPDLVQLIICGQADIMARDNLNRRLRELSTISALAALGTAGPQLKFHINAGINIGLTADDIKEIMLLISVYSGFPKAINGTNALKEVLTERSIKGAGLEIE
- a CDS encoding MerR family transcriptional regulator, whose amino-acid sequence is MADLEISDVSKLMNLKPHTLRYYESIGLITDIKRNASGKRVYSEEDIKWLEVIGRLRETGMNINKMKKYAELRRMGDSTITERKNIMKEHLEFIERKIEELSKSRDYVAKKVEIYTEMEENLSGR